The Neurospora crassa OR74A linkage group IV, whole genome shotgun sequence genome has a segment encoding these proteins:
- a CDS encoding GTP-binding protein Obg yields the protein MASRCAHSSRLFMPFLYPSLFRASAASVPRATSLALARNLRYSSTATLEPQHSENDDEARSRLNPAPDDYSNPYFADKAKLHVYAGPGGNGCISFLRELFIPEGPANGGDGGHGGNVYIQAVHGETSLHKLARRRHIRAGRGKHGQGSAQGGQRGEDVIITVPVGTVVSEISRDDPEGERQLIDRAKYKRKRKKDFRNAAALEAPKEEEGVEGTIVEEEPPVNPDLDRWLLYPGISSSEARRVGAELPRLPRRDRLFQQPPAPIYLDLNRPTPRPILLAAGGLGGLGNPHFANKERPRPMFATKGEPAMSLEIELELKLLADVGLVGLPNAGKSTLLRALTNSRARVGHWAFTTLQPNIGTVVLDNNKGRPSVKSYKRISDAPVDDPFALTGAPDEVEQRTRFTVADIPGLIEGAHLDKGLGIAFLRHVERAGVLAFVIDLGAGNAVKALKALWNEVGLYAQMREDEEADRERAARIDWSPEAGIDNVSMSGGWPASNGMADYPPSAAEPAGLSIAGKPWFVVATKGDLKDTQANFMELRDYCAAVTRGDEPHPSGVPGAWIENVEAIPVSAINGHGVERIVHWTVGLLDG from the coding sequence ATGGCGTCTCGTTGTGCTCATAGCTCCCGGCTGTTTATGCCCTTTCTATATCCATCATTGTTTCGCGCCAGCGCCGCAAGCGTGCCCCGTGCTACTAGCTTAGCCCTCGCCCGAAACCTTCGTTACAGCAGCACAGCGACATTGGAACCCCAGCACTCCgagaacgacgacgaggccAGATCGAGACTCAATCCCGCCCCCGACGACTACTCGAACCCATACTTTGCCGACAAAGCCAAGCTGCACGTCTATGCTGGCCCCGGTGGCAACGGCTGTATATCCTTCCTCAGAGAGTTGTTCATTCCCGAAGGCCCGGCAAACGGAGGCGATGGAGGCCATGGCGGCAATGTCTATATCCAAGCTGTCCACGGCGAGACTTCGCTACACAAGCTGGCACGAAGAAGGCATATTCGTGCTGGCCGAGGAAAGCATGGCCAGGGCAGCGCTCAGGGTGGACAGCGCGGAGAGGACGTCATCATAACTGTACCAGTTGGAACAGTCGTTAGCGAGATCAGCCGCGACGACCCCGAAGGCGAAAGGCAACTCATTGACCGAGCCAAGTACAAGCGCAAGAGGAAAAAGGACTTTCGTAATGCCGCTGCTCTTGAGGCtcccaaggaggaagaaggggtagaaGGAACAATAGTAGAGGAGGAGCCGCCCGTCAACCCAGACCTCGACCGATGGCTATTATACCCCGGCATCTCTTCATCAGAGGCCAGAAGAGTTGGTGCGGAACTGCCGCGACTGCCCCGTCGCGACCGGTTATTTCAACAACCGCCAGCTCCCATATATCTGGACCTGAACCGTCCCACACCACGGCCCATCCTGCTAGCGGCAGGTGGCCTTGGTGGACTCGGCAATCCCCATTTCGCAAACAAGGAGAGACCAAGGCCCATGTTTGCAACAAAGGGAGAGCCGGCCATGTCTCTAGAGATTGAGCTCGAGCTCAAGCTCCTTGCCGACGTCGGTCTGGTTGGTCTGCCCAATGCCGGCAAGAGCACCCTCCTGCGCGCCTTGACCAACAGCCGAGCTCGTGTTGGCCACTGGGCATTCACCACGTTACAACCCAATATCGGCACCGTCGtgctcgacaacaacaagggcCGTCCCTCGGTAAAGAGCTACAAGCGAATCAGCGACGCTCCTGTCGATGATCCCTTTGCTCTCACTGGTGCGCCCGACGAGGTCGAGCAAAGAACGCGCTTCACTGTCGCTGACATTCCGGGTCTGATTGAGGGTGCCCATCTCGACAAGGGTCTCGGTATTGCCTTTCTGCGTCACGTTGAGCGTGCTGGTGTGCTCGCCTTCGTCATTGACCTGGGTGCTGGCAATGCTGTGAAAGCGTTGAAGGCGCTGTGGAACGAGGTGGGCTTGTACGCGCAAATGcgcgaggatgaagaggccGACCGGGAGCGCGCAGCAAGGATTGACTGGAGTCCCGAGGCCGGTATTGACAATGTCAGCATGTCAGGTGGATGGCCAGCCTCGAACGGCATGGCCGACTATCCACCCTCTGCTGCCGAGCCTGCAGGGCTGTCCATCGCAGGAAAGCCGTGGTTTGTGGTAGCCACCAAGGGAGACTTGAAGGACACTCAGGCCAACTTTATGGAGCTTAGAGATTACTGTGCGGCTGTCACACGTGGGGATGAGCCCCATCCCAGTGGTGTTCCGGGTGCTTGGATTGAGAATGTGGAAGCCATTCCCGTCAGTGCCATCAATGGTCATGGCGTGGAGAGGATTGTTCACTGGACGGTCGGCTTGTTGGATGGTTGA
- a CDS encoding methyltransferase gives MSLFFLPPPPTLRLLRLPKLSIASGHIFVSPIANLSNMGRGGNFRKGRGGGRGGKRNRDDNRGGHQPYTRYPEVVKQNERLERYYNDLLQLPEEEREQFWAALKRELPNSFRFCGSKGHALAVKNLLQTRYIPEITRITYDGAVVEPPQPVPWYPDGLAWWMTTPKNVIRKFPPFSAFQKFLVSETSVGNISRQEVVSMIPPLLMDLRPGMTVLDMCAAPGSKAAQLLEMIHRGEEARIRHVIKQFGGSVDEIKSADDDAARLEADPSDDGRATGMLIANDADYKRSHMLIHQLKRLSSPNMIVTNHDATMYPSLRIPNPEDPSKPNYLKFDRILADVPCSGDGTLRKNVNLWKDWAPAAALGLHLTQVRILVRALQMLKPGGRMVYSTCSMNPVENESVVAAAIERCGGPDKIEIVDCADQLPLLQRKPGMRKWKIMDKSARVWNSWQEVEDHAKSTEDGITPSRLVESMFPRPEGSICADLPLERCMRVYAHQQDTGGFFITVLQKKAEFKAKPEEVRPKEKKQAPKRPLEEAEGTEDAKKQKTETDESAKTEDVVIEEAPVEPVEEVKAEEVAPVEETPATEEPAAKEEATETPAETPAETPKEAPKEGEAQPERKQKQQGSYEEPFKYLPADHEVIKNIADFYKISPRFPADRYMIRNATGEPAKAIYYTSALVRDILVMNEGRGVKFIHGGVKMYVKQDAPSAEVCRWRIQSEGMPILHGYVGAERVVVLKKKETLKKLLIEMFPKIANGEWEKLDEIGERVRDLALGCCVLRVEPDGDDEEFNEHMALPLWKSFQSLNLMLPKEDRSAMLLRIYNDTTPLINMGIKRDAPKEGAEAKKEGEEEVKAEETETPAEAKTDVTVEAPAAAEEQVKDAEGDVSMKEETTA, from the exons AtgtccctttttttccttcctcctcctccaacactTCGACTCCTCCGGCTACCAAAGTTGAGTATCGCAAGCGGACACATCTTTGTATCCCCAATTGCGAATCTCTCAAACATGGGTCGCGGTGGTAACTTCAGG AAGGGCCGTGGCGGTGGCCGTGGCGGCAAGCGTAACCGTGATGACAACCGTGGAGGTCACCAGCCTTACACCAGATACCCCGAGGTCGTCAAGCAGAACGAAAGGCTCGAACGCTACTACAACGACCTTCTTCAGCTCcccgaggaggagcgtgAACAGTTCTGGGCTGCCCTGAAGAGGGAGCTGCCCAACAGCTTCCGCTTCTGCGGTTCCAAGGG ACACGCTCTCGCCGTCAAGAACCTCCTCCAGACCCGCTACATCCCCGAGATTACCAGAATCACCTACGATGGCGCCGTCGTCGAGCCCCCCCAGCCTGTGCCCTGGTACCCCGACGGCCTCGCCTGGTGGATGACCACCCCCAAGAACGTGATTCGCAAGTTCCCtcccttctcggccttccaGAAGTTCTTGGTTTCCGAGACCAGCGTCGGCAATATCTCCCGTCAGGAGGTCGTCTCCATgatccctcctcttctcatGGACCTCCGCCCCGGCATGACCGTCCTCGACATGTGTGCCGCCCCCGGCAGCAAGGCCGCTCAGCTCCTTGAGATGATCCACCGTGGCGAGGAGGCCAGAATCCGTCACGTCATCAAGCAGTTCGGCGGTTCCGTCGACGAGATCAAGAGCGCCGATGACGACGCCGCCCGCCTCGAGGCCGACCCCAGCGACGACGGCAGAGCTACCGGCATGCTCATTGCCAACGACGCCGACTACAAGAGATCCCACATGCTGATCCATCAGCTCAAGCGTCTCTCCTCCCCCAACATGATCGTCACCAACCACGACGCCACCATGTACCCCTCCCTCAGGATACCCAACCCCGAGGACCCTAGCAAGCCCAACTACCTCAAGTTCGACCGTATCTTGGCCGATGTGCCCTGCTCCGGTGATGGCACTCTCAGGAAGAACGTCAACCTTTGGAAGGATTGGGCTCCTGCTGCCGCCTTGGGTCTGCACCTTACGCAAGTCCGCATCCTCGTGCGTGCTCTCCAGATGCTCAAGCCCGGCGGCCGCATGGTCTACTCTACCTGCTCCATGAACCCCGTCGAGAACGAGTCCGtcgttgccgccgccatcgagCGCTGCGGTGGTCCTGACAAGATTGAGATTGTCGACTGCGCCGACCAGCTTCCTCTGCTCCAGCGCAAGCCCGGCATGCGCAAGTGGAAGATCATGGACAAGTCCGCCCGTGTCTGGAACAGCTGgcaggaggttgaggatcaCGCCAAGTCCACTGAGGATGGCATCACCCCCAGCCGTCTCGTCGAGTCCATGTTCCCCCGTCCCGAGGGCAGCATTTGCGCCGATCTCCCTCTGGAGAGGTGCATGCGTGTCTACGCTCACCAGCAGGATACCGGTGGTTTCTTCATTACTGTGCTCCAAAAGAAGGCCGAGTTCAAGGCCAAGCCTGAGGAGGTCAGGccaaaggagaagaagcaagcTCCCAAGCGCCCCttggaggaggccgagggcaCTGAGGACGCTAAGAAGCAGAAGACCGAGACTGATGAGTCTGCCAAGACCGAGGACGTGGTGATTGAGGAGGCGCCTGTTGAGCCCgtcgaggaggtcaaggctgAGGAGGTTGCCCCCGTTGAGGAGACTCCTGCTACCGAGGAGCCCGCtgccaaggaggaggccacCGAGACCCCGGCTGAGACCCCTGCCGAAACTCCCAAGGAGGCCCCCAAGGAGGGTGAGGCCCAACCCGAGcgcaagcagaagcagcagggcTCTTATGAGGAGCCCTTCAAGTACCTCCCCGCCGACCACGAGGTCATCAAGAACATTGCCGACTTCTACAAGATTTCTCCCCGCTTCCCCGCGGACCGCTACATGATCCGTAACGCCACGGGCGAGCCTGCCAAGGCCATCTACTACACCAGCGCCTTGGTCCGCGACATTCTCGTCATGAACGAGGGCCGTGGCGTCAAGTTCATCCACGGTGGCGTGAAGATGTACGTCAAGCAGGATGCTCCTTCGGCCGAGGTCTGCCGCTGGCGCATCCAGTCCGAGGGTATGCCCATCCTACACGGCTACGTGGGCGCTGAGCGCGTCGTTGtgctcaagaagaaggagacgcTGAAGAAGCTGCTCATTGAGATGTTCCCCAAGATCGCCAACGGCGAGTGGGAGAAGCTCGACGAGATTGGCGAGCGCGTCCGTGACTTGGCTCTCGGATGCTGCGTCCTCCGCGTTGAGCCcgatggcgacgacgaggagttCAACGAGCACATGGCTCTCCCTCTGTGGAAGAGCTTCCAGTCGCTGAACCTTATGCTTCCTAAGGAGGATCGCAGTGCGATGTTGCTCCGTATCTACAACGACACCACTCCCTTGATCAACATGGGTATCAAGCGGGATGCGCCCAAGGAGGGTGCTGAGGCAaagaaggagggcgaggaggaggtcaaggctgAGGAGACCGAGACCCCTGCGGAGGCCAAGACGGATGTCACTGTCGAGGCTCCAGCGGCTGCCGAGGAGCAGGTCAAGGATGCCGAGGGTGATGTTTCCATGAAGGAGGAGACCACTGCTTAA